Proteins encoded in a region of the Paramagnetospirillum magneticum AMB-1 genome:
- a CDS encoding NAD kinase yields MIFSSIAFVAAETEAAKAALARLEQRYPHVDPGEADVIIALGGDGFMLETLHRFVDRRVPIYGMNRGSVGFLMNVYREHGLIERLSKAEEVILHPLRMKARTASGEEVEALAINEVSLLRETRQAAKLRIRIDGKIRMDELICDGILLSTPAGSTAYNLSAHGPIIPLGAGIAALTPISAFRPRRWRGALLPHTAKVVFEILEAGKRPVSAVADYTEARDVVEVEVREDRTCDLVMLFDPEHNLEERIITEQFLP; encoded by the coding sequence ATGATCTTTTCCTCCATCGCTTTCGTCGCCGCCGAGACCGAGGCCGCCAAGGCGGCCCTGGCCCGGCTGGAGCAGCGCTACCCCCATGTGGACCCCGGCGAGGCCGATGTCATCATCGCCCTGGGCGGCGACGGCTTCATGCTGGAAACGCTGCACCGTTTCGTCGATCGCCGGGTGCCCATCTACGGCATGAACCGGGGCAGCGTCGGCTTCCTGATGAACGTCTACCGCGAGCACGGGCTGATCGAGCGGCTGTCCAAGGCGGAAGAGGTGATTCTCCACCCGCTGCGCATGAAGGCCCGCACCGCCTCGGGCGAGGAGGTGGAGGCCCTGGCCATCAACGAGGTGTCGCTGCTGCGCGAGACCCGTCAGGCGGCCAAGCTGCGCATCCGCATCGACGGCAAGATCCGCATGGACGAGCTGATCTGCGACGGCATCCTGCTGTCCACTCCGGCGGGCAGCACCGCCTATAACCTGTCGGCCCACGGGCCGATCATCCCCTTGGGCGCCGGCATCGCGGCGCTGACCCCCATCTCCGCCTTCCGGCCCCGGCGCTGGCGCGGCGCCCTGCTGCCCCACACCGCCAAGGTGGTGTTCGAGATTCTGGAAGCGGGCAAGCGGCCGGTCAGCGCCGTGGCCGACTACACCGAGGCCCGCGACGTGGTCGAGGTCGAGGTGCGCGAGGACCGCACCTGCGATCTGGTCATGCTGTTCGACCCCGAGCACAATCTGGAGGAGCGCATCATCACCGAGCAGTTCCTGCCGTGA
- a CDS encoding AbrB family transcriptional regulator, which translates to MIRLRSWAVALGLGGVGGSLFAALDLPLPWMLGALTAVTLASLGGLRPEIPASMRSVMIAVLGLMLGSAFSPDLLARIGRWSDSLLVLTLATLASGLLVTFYLRRTSKMSRVTAFFAAAPGGINEMVLTGGAMGGDERTIALSHSLRILLIVFTVPFGYRLIAHVHSVPMAESMGRLADLGGMDALVMLGSAVAGAALARLARLPAWMLTGPMLSSAGLHLAGLTAFRPPAELVVLAQLVTGASIGCRFRGLSWSDMAGMARPAMGATAIMLVLSAGAAGLLAAGGHSSFGVLLLAFVPGGIAEMCLVALALGQDVAFVSTHHVVRVVMVIMLAPPIFKLLERRESRR; encoded by the coding sequence ATGATCAGGCTGCGATCCTGGGCCGTGGCCCTCGGGCTTGGCGGCGTGGGAGGGAGTCTGTTCGCCGCCCTCGACCTGCCGCTGCCCTGGATGCTGGGGGCCTTGACGGCGGTCACCCTGGCGTCGCTCGGCGGGCTGCGGCCCGAAATCCCCGCTTCCATGCGCAGCGTGATGATCGCCGTGCTCGGCCTGATGCTGGGCAGCGCCTTCTCGCCGGATCTGCTGGCGCGCATCGGGCGGTGGAGCGATTCCCTGCTGGTCCTGACCCTGGCCACCCTGGCCAGCGGCCTGCTGGTCACCTTCTACCTACGGCGCACGTCGAAAATGAGCCGGGTCACCGCCTTTTTCGCGGCGGCGCCGGGGGGCATCAACGAGATGGTCCTGACCGGCGGGGCCATGGGCGGGGACGAGCGTACCATCGCGCTCTCCCATTCGCTCCGCATCCTGCTGATCGTCTTCACCGTGCCGTTCGGCTACCGCCTGATCGCCCACGTCCATTCGGTCCCCATGGCCGAGAGCATGGGGCGGCTGGCCGATCTGGGCGGCATGGATGCGCTGGTCATGCTGGGCTCGGCTGTGGCCGGAGCGGCACTGGCCCGTCTGGCGCGCCTGCCGGCCTGGATGCTGACCGGCCCCATGCTGAGCAGCGCCGGCCTGCATCTGGCCGGGCTGACCGCCTTTCGCCCGCCCGCCGAACTGGTGGTGCTGGCCCAGCTGGTGACCGGCGCGTCCATCGGTTGCCGCTTTCGCGGCCTGTCCTGGTCGGACATGGCGGGGATGGCCCGTCCGGCCATGGGCGCTACCGCCATCATGCTGGTACTGTCGGCGGGAGCCGCCGGATTGCTGGCGGCGGGCGGGCATTCGTCCTTCGGGGTGCTGCTGCTGGCCTTCGTGCCGGGCGGCATCGCCGAGATGTGTCTGGTGGCGCTGGCTTTGGGCCAGGACGTGGCCTTCGTCTCCACCCATCACGTGGTGCGGGTGGTGATGGTGATCATGCTGGCGCCGCCCATCTTCAAATTGCTGGAACGCAGGGAGAGCCGCCGATGA
- a CDS encoding WbuC family cupin fold metalloprotein → MRTIDSRELADLTAAAAERPRRRLNINLHQDAADSVQRMVIAFEPETYIRPHRHPAQFETFILLRGRGTLLSFADDGRVETLVELAEDRVRVVEIPPGTWHSLVSRAEGTLVVEVKPGPYQPTAEADFAAWAPPEGHKDTDRCRDWMAQCTIGERYTHRA, encoded by the coding sequence ATGAGGACCATCGATTCCAGGGAACTGGCCGACCTGACCGCCGCCGCCGCCGAACGACCGCGGCGGCGGCTCAATATCAACCTGCACCAGGATGCGGCCGATTCGGTCCAGCGCATGGTCATCGCCTTCGAGCCCGAGACCTATATCCGCCCCCACCGCCATCCGGCACAGTTCGAGACTTTCATCCTGCTGCGCGGCCGGGGCACCTTGCTGTCCTTCGCCGATGACGGACGGGTCGAGACGCTCGTCGAGCTGGCCGAGGACCGGGTGCGCGTGGTGGAAATTCCGCCCGGCACCTGGCACTCGCTGGTCTCGCGGGCCGAGGGAACTCTGGTGGTCGAGGTCAAGCCCGGCCCCTACCAGCCCACGGCTGAGGCCGACTTTGCCGCCTGGGCTCCGCCCGAGGGTCACAAGGATACGGATCGCTGCCGCGATTGGATGGCACAGTGCACGATCGGAGAGCGGTACACTCACCGAGCGTAG
- a CDS encoding DUF992 domain-containing protein, which produces MKKWIASTVVALAALFAFGQEARADGGVVLGVLTCSKTGTGTTYVVHSSTPVSCEYNGVGGPSKYTGTSGILFGIDLEIEHMAGMGYLVIGGTMTNKDSLAGYYVGAKASVTVGLGLAAQAGLAGVGNDIVLVPVGLGGQIGIGATAGISYANLKGGK; this is translated from the coding sequence ATGAAGAAGTGGATTGCTTCGACTGTTGTCGCTTTGGCGGCGCTGTTCGCGTTTGGTCAGGAAGCCCGTGCCGATGGCGGCGTGGTCCTGGGTGTGCTGACCTGCAGCAAGACCGGAACCGGTACCACCTATGTGGTTCATTCCAGCACTCCGGTGAGCTGTGAGTACAACGGTGTCGGCGGCCCGTCCAAGTACACCGGCACCAGCGGCATCCTGTTCGGCATCGATCTCGAGATCGAGCACATGGCCGGCATGGGCTATCTGGTGATCGGCGGGACCATGACCAACAAGGACAGCCTGGCCGGCTATTATGTCGGTGCCAAGGCCTCGGTGACCGTGGGCCTCGGCCTCGCCGCGCAGGCCGGTCTGGCCGGCGTCGGCAACGACATCGTCCTGGTTCCGGTCGGCCTGGGTGGCCAGATCGGCATCGGCGCCACCGCCGGTATCTCCTACGCGAACCTGAAGGGCGGCAAGTAA
- the murC gene encoding UDP-N-acetylmuramate--L-alanine ligase, whose amino-acid sequence MEHDTPYFFCGIGGSGMLPLALIVHARGHKVAGSDRSLDQGRLAPKFEYLQGLGIRLFPQDGSGITDPAQVLVTSAAVEDTVPDVVAARALKAPMLTRPQLLARLFNASELPIGIAGTSGKSTTTGMLGWILERCGRRPTVMNGAVMKNFVRPDSPFSSALVGDGPAFVAEVDESDGSIANYAPRIALVNNIALDHKSMDELRRLFADFTAKARVAVLNLDNGETAALAATLPADRVVTYSLEDPGADLWAENVSPAPDGIAFTARTRDGKTMPVKLLVPGRHNVSNALAALAGALAAGLGLEDAATALGEFSGVRRRLETVGTKGGVTVIDDFAHNPDKISATLATLHDWPGRLLVMFQPHGFGPLRLMKDEFVACFAERLGPDDVLVMPDPVYFGGTVDRSVTSAHLAEAITARGRRALAVPERAACGDALVEMARPGDRIVVMGARDDTLSLFAAEILARLK is encoded by the coding sequence ATGGAGCACGACACCCCCTATTTCTTCTGCGGCATCGGCGGCAGCGGCATGCTGCCCCTGGCGCTGATCGTCCACGCCCGCGGCCACAAGGTGGCCGGTTCCGACCGCTCCCTGGACCAGGGACGGCTGGCGCCCAAGTTCGAATACCTGCAGGGACTGGGCATCCGCCTGTTCCCCCAGGACGGCAGCGGCATCACCGACCCGGCCCAGGTGCTGGTCACCTCGGCGGCGGTGGAAGACACCGTGCCCGACGTGGTGGCGGCCCGCGCCCTGAAGGCGCCCATGCTGACCCGGCCGCAATTGCTGGCCCGGCTGTTCAATGCCTCGGAGCTGCCCATCGGCATCGCCGGCACCAGTGGCAAGTCCACCACCACCGGCATGCTGGGCTGGATTCTGGAACGCTGCGGCCGCAGGCCGACGGTGATGAACGGCGCGGTGATGAAGAACTTCGTCCGCCCCGATTCGCCCTTTTCCAGCGCCCTGGTGGGCGACGGCCCGGCCTTCGTGGCCGAGGTGGACGAAAGCGACGGCTCCATCGCCAACTACGCCCCCCGGATCGCCCTGGTGAACAACATCGCCCTGGACCACAAGTCCATGGACGAGCTGCGCCGCCTGTTCGCCGACTTCACCGCCAAGGCGCGGGTGGCGGTGCTGAACCTGGACAACGGCGAGACGGCGGCCCTGGCCGCCACCCTGCCCGCCGACCGGGTGGTGACCTACAGCCTGGAGGACCCGGGCGCCGATCTTTGGGCCGAGAACGTCAGCCCGGCGCCGGACGGCATCGCCTTCACGGCGCGGACCAGGGATGGCAAGACCATGCCGGTCAAGCTGCTGGTGCCCGGCCGCCACAACGTCTCCAACGCCCTGGCGGCCCTGGCGGGCGCCCTGGCCGCCGGACTTGGACTGGAGGACGCGGCAACGGCGCTGGGCGAGTTCTCCGGCGTGCGCCGCCGCCTGGAAACCGTCGGCACCAAGGGCGGCGTCACGGTCATCGACGACTTCGCCCACAACCCCGACAAGATCTCCGCCACCCTGGCCACCCTGCACGACTGGCCCGGCCGTCTGCTGGTCATGTTCCAGCCCCACGGCTTCGGGCCGCTGCGCCTGATGAAGGACGAATTCGTCGCCTGCTTCGCCGAGAGGCTGGGGCCCGACGACGTGCTGGTCATGCCCGACCCGGTCTATTTCGGCGGCACGGTGGACCGTTCGGTGACCAGCGCCCACCTGGCCGAGGCCATCACGGCGCGGGGCCGCCGCGCCCTGGCCGTGCCCGAGCGCGCCGCCTGCGGCGATGCCCTGGTGGAGATGGCCCGGCCCGGCGACCGCATCGTGGTGATGGGCGCCCGCGACGACACCCTGTCCCTGTTCGCGGCAGAGATCCTGGCACGGCTCAAATAA
- a CDS encoding LD-carboxypeptidase, whose protein sequence is MGAGRTRIGIVAPGSAIDDGIAGRVSALASGLYPDGRVELVFHPQCFERQGHFAGSDEVRRAVFAQFANDDSLDALWFARGGYGACRLIEGLLPLLGEGARRKVYMGYSDGGSLLGALYGRGFHHLAHGPMPVDIIRPGGEAAVVRALGFLAERKPEALEPSLSPEVPTAAFNLTILAHLLGTPWQPDLAGHVLMVEEVSEYMYRIDRDLFQVTSNPALRHVAGLKLGRCSDIPPNEPDFGQTEEEVARAWCGRAGIAYLGRADIGHDVGNKVVPFGLWRV, encoded by the coding sequence ATGGGTGCAGGCAGAACCAGGATCGGCATCGTCGCACCGGGCTCGGCCATCGACGACGGCATCGCCGGACGGGTCTCCGCCCTGGCCTCCGGCCTTTATCCCGACGGGCGGGTGGAACTGGTCTTCCATCCCCAATGCTTCGAGAGGCAGGGCCATTTCGCCGGCAGCGACGAGGTCCGCCGCGCCGTCTTCGCCCAATTCGCCAATGACGACAGCCTGGACGCCCTGTGGTTCGCCCGCGGCGGCTATGGCGCCTGCCGGCTGATCGAGGGATTGCTGCCCCTGCTGGGAGAGGGCGCCCGGCGCAAGGTCTACATGGGCTATTCCGACGGGGGCTCGCTGCTCGGCGCCCTGTATGGTCGGGGCTTTCACCATCTGGCCCATGGACCCATGCCGGTGGACATCATCCGTCCCGGCGGCGAGGCGGCGGTGGTCCGTGCCCTGGGCTTTCTGGCCGAGCGCAAACCCGAGGCGCTGGAGCCCTCGCTGTCGCCCGAAGTGCCGACGGCGGCCTTTAATCTGACCATCCTGGCGCATCTGCTGGGCACGCCCTGGCAGCCCGACCTGGCGGGTCATGTGCTGATGGTCGAGGAAGTGTCGGAATACATGTACCGCATCGACCGGGACCTGTTCCAGGTGACCAGCAATCCGGCGCTCCGCCACGTGGCGGGGCTGAAGCTGGGGCGCTGCTCCGACATTCCGCCCAACGAGCCCGATTTCGGCCAGACCGAGGAGGAGGTGGCGCGAGCCTGGTGCGGACGGGCCGGCATCGCCTATCTGGGCCGCGCCGATATCGGCCATGACGTGGGCAACAAGGTGGTGCCCTTCGGCTTGTGGCGAGTCTGA
- a CDS encoding helix-turn-helix transcriptional regulator: protein MPGNRNSGTGHMVEQAEFAVLARRLGDRVKGFRARRGMSRKDLSSHAGISERYLAQLEGGQANVSVNILWLLAQAMDTPITELIEAEAEASHPDLPLAKKFLDQLTPDQQSEAYVLLRQNFKRGLKLKRRVALIGLRGAGKTTLGEAVAGRFAAPFRRITSMIEQMAGMDMTEILLSTGQKGYRKLEYSALENTLEAQPTMVLEAGGSLVSEPRTFELLLQSCFTIWVQASPEDHMRRVMGQGDLRPIAGQQMAAMEDLKAILEARRHLYGRADAVINTSGRSIADSVEEMSRLCAPHLGL, encoded by the coding sequence ATGCCGGGCAACAGGAATTCGGGCACGGGACACATGGTCGAACAGGCGGAATTCGCCGTTCTCGCCAGACGGTTGGGGGATCGGGTCAAGGGCTTTCGCGCCCGGCGCGGCATGTCGCGCAAGGACCTGTCCAGCCATGCCGGCATTTCCGAGCGCTACCTCGCCCAGCTGGAAGGCGGACAGGCCAATGTCAGCGTCAATATCCTGTGGCTGCTGGCCCAGGCCATGGATACGCCCATCACCGAACTGATCGAGGCGGAGGCCGAGGCCAGCCATCCCGACCTGCCCCTGGCCAAGAAGTTCCTCGACCAGCTGACTCCGGACCAGCAATCCGAGGCCTATGTCCTGCTGCGCCAGAACTTCAAGCGCGGCCTGAAGCTCAAGCGCCGGGTGGCCTTGATCGGCTTACGCGGCGCGGGCAAGACCACCCTGGGCGAGGCGGTGGCCGGGCGCTTTGCCGCCCCCTTCCGGCGCATCACCTCGATGATCGAGCAGATGGCCGGCATGGACATGACCGAGATCCTGCTGTCCACCGGCCAGAAGGGCTATCGCAAGCTGGAATATTCCGCCTTGGAAAACACGCTGGAAGCCCAGCCCACCATGGTGCTCGAGGCCGGCGGCTCCCTGGTGTCAGAGCCCCGCACCTTCGAACTGCTGCTGCAATCGTGCTTCACCATCTGGGTCCAAGCCTCGCCCGAGGACCATATGCGCCGGGTCATGGGCCAGGGCGACCTGCGCCCCATCGCCGGACAGCAGATGGCCGCCATGGAAGACCTGAAGGCCATCCTGGAGGCGCGCCGTCACCTCTATGGCCGGGCCGATGCGGTGATCAACACCTCGGGCCGCAGCATCGCGGATAGCGTCGAGGAGATGTCGCGGCTGTGCGCCCCGCATCTGGGGCTGTGA
- a CDS encoding NADH-ubiquinone oxidoreductase-F iron-sulfur binding region domain-containing protein yields MSATSRTHRRLGPAAASPVSVAEIVAVLPEDFRRRDLLIENLHGLQDGFGGLYRHHLAALAEEMRLSPAEVQETASFYAHFRLLDDHEAAPAAVLRRCTGPACSMRPLDLGALPDGVMVEDVPCTGLCDHAPVALAGKVPVRRADAAKVARALAEPYSPPMPSGESFPVLDRCLSGELPRDEALTELERAGLRGMGGAGFPTARKWRSVAAQPGPRLVVVNADEGEPGTFKDRWFLENHAAQVLEGALIAAWAVEADEVYLYLRDEYADLHKGLATLIRDLPGDITIHLRRGAGAYVCGEESALIESLEGKRGLPRQRPPYVAEVGLFGRPTLVNNVETLYWVSRLLAEGAELFGNEGRNGHHGLRTYSVSGRVKEPGVKIAPNGITVSELIDEFCGGMEDGHVLAAYLPGGASGGFLPARLQPPLAFGAIEEHGGFIGSAAVVVFSQADDLRAVALNLARFFAHESCGQCTPCRVGTAKSVGLLAGPAWDRDLLDDLAGVMRDASICGLGQAAPNVWQSLFRHFPEVVT; encoded by the coding sequence ATGAGCGCTACCTCCCGCACCCACCGCCGCCTCGGCCCCGCCGCCGCCTCGCCCGTCTCCGTGGCCGAAATTGTCGCCGTGCTGCCCGAAGACTTCCGCCGCCGGGATCTGCTGATCGAGAATCTGCACGGGCTGCAGGACGGATTCGGCGGCCTGTATCGCCACCATCTGGCAGCCCTGGCCGAGGAAATGCGCCTCAGCCCCGCCGAAGTGCAGGAAACGGCCAGCTTCTACGCCCATTTCCGCCTGCTCGATGACCATGAGGCGGCGCCGGCGGCCGTGCTGCGCCGCTGCACCGGTCCGGCCTGCTCCATGCGTCCGCTCGACCTGGGTGCCCTGCCCGACGGGGTGATGGTCGAAGACGTGCCCTGCACCGGCCTGTGCGACCATGCCCCCGTCGCCCTGGCTGGCAAGGTGCCGGTGCGCCGGGCCGATGCCGCCAAGGTGGCCAGGGCTCTGGCCGAGCCTTACTCTCCGCCAATGCCGTCCGGAGAGTCCTTTCCCGTTCTCGACCGCTGCCTGTCGGGCGAGCTGCCCCGTGATGAGGCGCTGACCGAGCTGGAGCGGGCGGGCCTGCGCGGCATGGGCGGGGCCGGTTTTCCCACCGCCCGCAAATGGCGCAGTGTCGCCGCCCAGCCCGGTCCCCGGCTGGTGGTGGTCAATGCCGACGAGGGCGAGCCCGGCACCTTCAAGGACCGCTGGTTCCTGGAAAACCATGCCGCCCAAGTGCTGGAAGGCGCCCTGATCGCCGCCTGGGCGGTGGAGGCCGACGAGGTCTATCTCTATCTGCGCGACGAGTATGCAGACCTGCATAAAGGCTTGGCGACGCTGATCCGGGACCTGCCCGGCGACATCACCATCCATCTGCGCCGGGGGGCGGGGGCCTATGTCTGCGGCGAGGAATCGGCGCTGATCGAAAGCCTGGAGGGCAAGCGCGGCCTGCCGCGCCAGCGCCCGCCCTATGTGGCGGAGGTGGGGCTGTTCGGGCGCCCCACCCTGGTCAATAATGTCGAGACCCTGTACTGGGTCAGCCGCCTTCTGGCCGAAGGCGCCGAGCTGTTCGGCAACGAAGGCCGCAACGGCCATCACGGTCTTCGCACCTATTCCGTCTCCGGAAGAGTCAAGGAGCCGGGGGTGAAGATCGCCCCCAACGGCATTACCGTCTCCGAACTGATCGACGAGTTCTGCGGCGGCATGGAGGACGGCCATGTGCTGGCCGCCTATTTGCCGGGCGGCGCCTCGGGCGGCTTTCTGCCGGCCCGGCTGCAGCCGCCCCTGGCCTTCGGCGCCATCGAGGAGCATGGCGGCTTCATCGGTTCGGCGGCGGTGGTGGTGTTCTCCCAGGCCGACGACTTGCGGGCGGTGGCCCTGAACCTGGCCCGCTTCTTCGCCCATGAAAGCTGTGGCCAGTGCACGCCCTGCCGGGTGGGCACCGCCAAATCGGTGGGCTTGCTGGCCGGTCCCGCCTGGGATCGCGATCTGCTGGACGATCTGGCCGGGGTGATGCGCGACGCTTCCATCTGCGGCCTGGGGCAGGCGGCGCCCAATGTGTGGCAGAGCCTGTTTCGGCACTTCCCCGAGGTGGTGACATGA
- the fdhF gene encoding formate dehydrogenase subunit alpha — MIRFTLDGQEVEAAEGETIWQVSKRLGTTIPHLCHTDRPGFEPEGNCRACVVEIKGERALAASCRRRPTPGMVVEAANGRTAKARRMVFELLLADHASPDPDSAFLGWAGALGVTASRFAPSAAPVRPDTSHPAMAVRLDACIHCTLCLRACREVQVNDVIGMSGRGADSRITFDFAQSMGASSCVGCGECVQACPTGALLPAAGPVRVERSVDSLCPYCGVGCQVTYHVAGGDIVGAKGRDGEANHQRLCVKGRFGFDYSRHPQRLTVPLIRKEGAPKEPLDPADPFTHFRPASWDEALDAAAAGLKRLPASALAGLGSAKGSNEEAYLFQKLVRTGFKSNNVDHCTRLCHASSVAALLEGIGSGAVTAPVAEVANAEVIVLIGANPSANHPVAASFIKNAVKGGAQLVILDPRGQALTRFASHHLKFNNGTDVALLNAMLHVIVAEELYDRDFVQARTTGFAELAQHLKSYAPEAMAPLCGIDAGTIRVVARLYARAASAMILWGMGVSQHSHGTDNSRCLIALALLCGHVGRPGSGLHPLRGQNNVQGASDAGLIPMMLPDYGRVGLDAVRQRFEAGWGVELDPDSGLTVVEMMDAAQAGIIRGLYVEGENPAMSDPDLAHARQALAGLEHLVVQDIFLTETAMLADVVLPASSFFEKTGSFTNTDRHIQMGRQVIDPPGEARSDLWIITEMGRRLGLPWTYDGPKAVFDEMCGLMGSLSGITWERLESEGGITTPAGKAILFGDVFPTGDGKARLVPASGLAPAENPDADYPFLLSTGRVLEHWHTGSMTRRSDVLDRLQGLPAVNVSPGDMARLGLAEGARVRLESRRGAVEAAAVADSRLSPGALFLPFCFTEAAANLLTNPALDPVAKIPELKVSAVRLLPCSE, encoded by the coding sequence ATGATCCGCTTCACCCTGGACGGCCAAGAGGTCGAGGCGGCCGAGGGCGAGACCATCTGGCAGGTGTCCAAGCGCCTGGGAACCACCATTCCCCATCTCTGCCATACCGACCGGCCGGGCTTCGAGCCCGAAGGCAATTGCCGGGCCTGCGTGGTGGAGATCAAGGGCGAACGGGCCCTGGCGGCATCGTGCCGCCGCCGCCCGACGCCGGGCATGGTGGTGGAGGCGGCCAACGGACGCACCGCCAAGGCGCGGCGCATGGTGTTCGAGCTGCTGCTGGCCGACCATGCCTCGCCCGATCCGGACTCGGCCTTTCTGGGCTGGGCCGGGGCGCTGGGCGTGACGGCCAGCCGTTTCGCCCCCAGCGCGGCGCCCGTGCGCCCCGATACCTCCCATCCGGCCATGGCGGTGCGCCTGGACGCCTGCATCCACTGCACGCTCTGTCTGCGCGCCTGCCGCGAGGTGCAGGTCAATGACGTGATCGGCATGAGCGGCCGGGGGGCGGACAGCCGCATCACCTTCGACTTCGCCCAATCCATGGGGGCCAGTTCCTGCGTCGGCTGCGGCGAATGCGTCCAGGCCTGCCCCACCGGCGCGCTGCTGCCCGCCGCCGGGCCGGTCAGGGTGGAGCGCAGCGTCGACAGCCTGTGCCCCTATTGCGGCGTGGGCTGTCAGGTCACCTATCACGTGGCGGGCGGCGACATCGTCGGGGCAAAGGGCCGGGACGGGGAGGCCAACCACCAGCGCCTGTGCGTCAAGGGTCGGTTCGGCTTCGATTATTCCCGCCATCCCCAGCGCCTGACGGTGCCGCTGATCCGCAAGGAGGGGGCGCCCAAGGAACCGCTTGACCCCGCCGATCCCTTCACCCATTTCCGCCCCGCATCCTGGGACGAGGCGCTGGATGCGGCGGCGGCCGGGCTGAAGCGTCTGCCCGCTTCGGCGCTGGCCGGGCTGGGCTCGGCCAAGGGCTCCAACGAGGAGGCCTATCTGTTCCAGAAGCTGGTGCGCACCGGCTTTAAGTCCAACAACGTCGACCATTGTACCCGGCTGTGCCACGCCTCCTCGGTGGCGGCGCTGCTGGAAGGCATCGGCTCGGGGGCGGTGACCGCGCCGGTGGCCGAGGTGGCCAACGCCGAGGTGATCGTCCTGATCGGCGCCAACCCGTCCGCCAACCATCCGGTGGCGGCCAGCTTCATCAAGAACGCGGTGAAGGGCGGCGCCCAACTGGTGATCCTCGATCCCCGGGGGCAGGCGCTGACCCGCTTCGCCAGCCATCACCTCAAGTTCAACAACGGCACCGACGTGGCCCTGCTGAACGCCATGCTCCACGTCATCGTCGCCGAGGAGCTTTACGACCGCGATTTCGTGCAGGCCCGCACCACCGGGTTCGCCGAACTGGCCCAGCATCTGAAGTCCTATGCTCCCGAGGCCATGGCGCCCCTGTGCGGCATCGATGCCGGAACCATCCGCGTGGTGGCGAGGCTTTATGCCCGCGCCGCCTCGGCCATGATCCTGTGGGGCATGGGGGTGTCGCAGCACAGCCACGGCACCGACAATTCCCGCTGCCTGATCGCCCTGGCCCTGCTGTGCGGCCATGTGGGGCGGCCGGGCAGCGGCCTGCATCCGTTACGAGGTCAAAACAATGTCCAGGGCGCCTCGGACGCGGGCCTGATTCCCATGATGCTGCCCGATTACGGGCGGGTGGGGCTCGACGCCGTCCGTCAGCGCTTCGAAGCGGGCTGGGGCGTCGAGCTTGATCCCGATTCCGGTCTTACCGTGGTCGAAATGATGGACGCCGCCCAGGCCGGGATCATTCGCGGCCTGTATGTGGAAGGCGAGAATCCGGCCATGTCCGACCCCGATCTCGCCCATGCCCGCCAGGCCCTGGCCGGGCTGGAGCATCTGGTGGTACAGGATATTTTCCTAACCGAAACCGCCATGCTGGCCGACGTGGTGCTGCCCGCCTCGTCCTTCTTCGAGAAGACCGGCAGCTTCACCAATACCGACCGCCACATCCAGATGGGACGCCAGGTGATCGACCCGCCCGGCGAGGCGCGGAGCGATCTGTGGATCATCACCGAAATGGGGCGACGCCTGGGCCTTCCCTGGACCTATGACGGGCCGAAGGCGGTGTTCGACGAGATGTGCGGGCTGATGGGTTCGCTGTCCGGCATCACCTGGGAGCGGCTGGAGAGCGAGGGCGGCATCACCACGCCGGCCGGCAAGGCCATCCTGTTCGGCGATGTCTTCCCCACCGGCGACGGCAAGGCGCGCCTCGTCCCGGCCTCGGGCCTCGCCCCGGCCGAGAACCCCGATGCCGACTATCCCTTCCTGCTGTCCACCGGCCGGGTGCTGGAACACTGGCATACGGGGTCCATGACCCGGCGTTCCGACGTGCTGGACCGGCTGCAAGGCTTGCCGGCGGTCAATGTCAGCCCCGGGGACATGGCCCGCCTGGGACTGGCCGAGGGCGCCCGGGTGCGGCTGGAAAGCCGCCGTGGCGCCGTCGAGGCGGCGGCGGTGGCCGATTCCCGCCTGTCGCCGGGGGCGCTGTTCCTGCCCTTCTGCTTCACCGAGGCGGCGGCCAATCTCCTGACCAATCCGGCGCTGGACCCGGTGGCCAAGATTCCCGAGCTGAAGGTCTCGGCGGTGCGGCTGTTGCCTTGCTCTGAATAG
- a CDS encoding DUF4863 family protein, with protein sequence MSKTAFKALVAQVTSSIAGLPVDASLGEVLNTRFPEGGEVFKAIEFACHAAIAEGWMCENEHGGIRYGRVAEADGQLSGFSIDVVHMKDVAGPRHRHPLGEIDMIMPIDPDAKFDGAPRGWLVYGPDSVHRPTLTEGAALVLYLLPDGQIDFSRPK encoded by the coding sequence GTGTCCAAGACCGCATTCAAGGCGCTGGTGGCGCAGGTAACTTCTTCCATCGCCGGGCTGCCGGTGGATGCCTCCCTGGGCGAGGTGCTGAACACGCGCTTTCCCGAGGGCGGCGAGGTGTTCAAAGCCATCGAATTCGCCTGCCATGCCGCCATTGCCGAGGGCTGGATGTGCGAGAACGAGCACGGCGGCATCCGCTACGGCCGGGTCGCCGAGGCCGACGGCCAGCTTTCCGGCTTTTCCATCGACGTGGTCCACATGAAGGACGTGGCCGGGCCGCGTCATCGCCATCCCCTGGGCGAAATCGACATGATCATGCCCATCGATCCGGACGCCAAATTCGACGGCGCGCCGCGTGGCTGGCTGGTCTATGGCCCGGACAGCGTCCACCGTCCCACCCTGACCGAGGGTGCGGCTTTGGTGCTGTACCTGCTGCCCGACGGGCAGATCGATTTCTCGCGGCCCAAGTGA